The following are from one region of the Nerophis ophidion isolate RoL-2023_Sa linkage group LG20, RoL_Noph_v1.0, whole genome shotgun sequence genome:
- the LOC133539055 gene encoding centrosomal protein of 95 kDa-like isoform X3: MGTPQEERDWVNVANDLLVRCHIGAQRLTKLTDCDANVFVCLYENILREKVPDYISTPSSQEDDIHNVQSVIDSLSLDYLQISLSHITGENIIQGDQESIKNLLDIFDGLLEYLSEEISESSHNDESGPCNGGLREELPKESEESTNSNAIKSMDTTMEGTSLSSDGGVSAPVSSKSSENSGKSSEYSSKSERMESACELLGFGVSALTFTDRLREPSVQPLTTETIAASTFSEDPGPLLSVALHPAIALHPPAQSDSPYPQPPAATIPSHTSTAGDERIDCNGLHSPARSERDSCIQERSNFKGETLENELPAESPSPPDTEEEDEEEEDMSSVQLGGLGDQHKTLLSKLQEEEEEENSKEPQSPRREEAEKELRHIKKNVYNRVEELHDMLKRVSGSGGEPAAVRKEQETSQLSERVTQPHSIAQQSRESPNATHRSSFTSPPSAHHYVEEHSEDEEDEALSLEDDGTADVPAAAAAAAVWQSEPLHRGQHSQSVVKQPFEEEFRRLKSKKRVVVDKERHKAQEAEREYREAILKDFPPMSPSTTKSWRKLNTQATSGRLRIPKKSASVIVRENELLPVLQEELPFLQVSSWELERMWQQQRQQVERLHALSSHKQRRGKLCKEMEEAERKHDLLVGMVHRQQEHSRRLRDFKEHVQQQKSTQNRLRDQRQQVARARKYHQDYHVQHRARLMKARTKEEKMFRQLFEEGLEMQKTRLREQRDYATEQRQQHHRQHQDHIQSMENYYRDQFSLLAEKVANERQEIQMRKKAQEKVLLKMKRELRSRMEREVSELQKIIIQNDEDDYFQDLEVQRLRSRVRMASFQYRKNHLQ; this comes from the exons ATGGGAACCCCGCAGGAAGAGAGAG ATTGGGTGAATGTGGCAAATGATCTACTGGTCAGGTGTCACATAGGAGCACAGAGGTTGACCAAACTCACGGACTGCGACgctaatgtgtttgtgtgtttgtatgaGAACATCCTGAGAGAGAAAGTTCCAG ATTATATTTCCACACCCAGCAGTCAGGAGGACGACATACATAATGTTCAGAGTGTGATTGACTCCCTGTCGCTGGATTATCTTCAGATCAGCCTTTCGCATATCACAG GAGAAAATATCATCCAGGGAGACCAAGAGTCCATCAAGAACCTATTGGATATCTTTGATGGCCTGTTGGAATACCTCAGTGAGGAGATAAGTGAGAGCTCCCACAATGATG AATCAGGGCCTTGTAATGGTGGTCTCCGAGAGGAATTGCCGAAAGAAAGTGAGGAGTCGACCAACAGCAATGCGATCAAGAGCATGGACACTACGATGGAGGGAACTTCTTTGTCCTCTGATGGAGGAGT GTCCGCTCCGGTGTCGAGTAAGAGTTCGGAAAATTCTGGTAAAAGTTCGGAATATTCCAGTAAAAGTGAACGGATGGAATCGGCCTGTGAACTCCTGGGGTTCGGAGTTTCAGCGCTCACATTCACAGACCGTCTACGAG AACCATCCGTCCAACCGCTAACCACAGAGACAATCGCCGCGTCTACTTTCTCAGAAGACCCGGGTCCACTTTTGAGTGTAGCGCTGCACCCTGCCATCGCTCTGCACCCACCCGCTCAGAGCGACTCTCCATACCCGCAGCCACCAGCTGCCACCATCCCG AGCCACACCTCTACAGCTGGAGATGAGAGAATTGACTGCAATGGACTGCACTCTCCTG CTCGGAGTGAGAGAGATTCATGTATCCAGGAACGGAGCAACTTCAAGGGAGAAACACTGGAG AATGAGCTCCCGGCCGAGTCACCATCCCCTCCAGACACAGAGGAAGAGGACGAGGAAGAGGAAGACATGAGTAGTGTACAGTTGGGAGGTCTGGGCGACCAGCACAAGACACTCCTCAG CAAGTtgcaagaggaggaggaagaggaaaacTCCAAGGAGCCACAATCTCCCCGCAGAGAAGAAGCAGAAAAGGAACTACGTCATATTAAGAAAAACGTCTATAATCGGGTTGAGGAGCTGCATGAT ATGCTAAAACGAGTTTCTGGAAGCGGTGGTGAGCCTGCTGCTGTCAGAAAGGAGCAGGAGACATCCCAGCTCAGTGAACGCGTCACGCAGCCTCACAGCATTGCCCAACAGTCCAGAG AATCACCCAACGCCACCCATCGCTCCTCCTTCACCTCGCCTCCATCAGCTCATCACTACGTGGAGGAGCACTCAGAAGATGAGGAGGACGAAGCTCTGAGCCTTGAAGACGACGGGACAGCAGATGTCCCtgcggctgctgctgctgctgctgtgtgGCAAAGTGAGCCACTGCACCGTGGACAGCACAGCCag AGTGTCGTCAAGCAGCCCTTTGAGGAGGAGTTCAGGAGATTAAAAAGCAAAAAACGAGTAGTGGTCGACAAGGAACGACACAAAGCGCAGGAAGCT GAGCGAGAATACAGAGAGGCTATACTAAAAGACTTTCCTCCAATGTCGCCATCAACAACAAAATCCTGGCGTAAGCTCAACACCCAAGCCACATCGGGACGACTACGGATTCCCAAGAAAAGTGCATCAG TCATAGTGAGGGAGAACGAGCTCCTCCCCGTGCTCCAGGAGGAGCTACCTTTCCTCCAGGTGTCCTCGTGGGAGCTGGAGCGCATGTGGCAGCAGCAGAGGCAGCAGGTGGAACGACTCCACGCCCTCTCCTCTCACAAGCAGCGCCGCGGCAAACTCTGCAAAGAG ATGGAAGAAGCCGAGCGGAAACACGACCTGCTGGTGGGGATGGTCCACAGGCAGCAGGAGCACAGCAGGCGTCTG AGGGACTTCAAGGAGCATGTCCAGCAGCAGAAGTCCACCCAGAACCGACTGAGGGATCAGCGGCAGCAGGTGGCCCGCGCCAGGAAGTACCACCAGGACTACCACGTCCAACACCGCGCTCGTCTCATGAAAGCTCGCACCAAAGAAGAGAAG ATGTTTCGGCAGCTCTTCGAAGAAGGTTTGGAGATGCAGAAGACTCGCCTGCGAGAGCAGAGGGACTACGCCACGGAGCAGAGGCAGCAGCACCACAGGCAACACCAGGACCACATCCAGTCCATGGAGAACTACTACAGAGACCAA
- the LOC133539055 gene encoding centrosomal protein of 95 kDa-like isoform X1: MGTPQEERDWVNVANDLLVRCHIGAQRLTKLTDCDANVFVCLYENILREKVPDYISTPSSQEDDIHNVQSVIDSLSLDYLQISLSHITGENIIQGDQESIKNLLDIFDGLLEYLSEEISESSHNDESGPCNGGLREELPKESEESTNSNAIKSMDTTMEGTSLSSDGGVSAPVSSKSSENSGKSSEYSSKSERMESACELLGFGVSALTFTDRLREPSVQPLTTETIAASTFSEDPGPLLSVALHPAIALHPPAQSDSPYPQPPAATIPSHTSTAGDERIDCNGLHSPARSERDSCIQERSNFKGETLEPTNGGPRRVLFHTQPDVLLLSLQNELPAESPSPPDTEEEDEEEEDMSSVQLGGLGDQHKTLLSKLQEEEEEENSKEPQSPRREEAEKELRHIKKNVYNRVEELHDMLKRVSGSGGEPAAVRKEQETSQLSERVTQPHSIAQQSRESPNATHRSSFTSPPSAHHYVEEHSEDEEDEALSLEDDGTADVPAAAAAAAVWQSEPLHRGQHSQSVVKQPFEEEFRRLKSKKRVVVDKERHKAQEAEREYREAILKDFPPMSPSTTKSWRKLNTQATSGRLRIPKKSASVIVRENELLPVLQEELPFLQVSSWELERMWQQQRQQVERLHALSSHKQRRGKLCKEMEEAERKHDLLVGMVHRQQEHSRRLRDFKEHVQQQKSTQNRLRDQRQQVARARKYHQDYHVQHRARLMKARTKEEKMFRQLFEEGLEMQKTRLREQRDYATEQRQQHHRQHQDHIQSMENYYRDQFSLLAEKVANERQEIQMRKKAQEKVLLKMKRELRSRMEREVSELQKIIIQNDEDDYFQDLEVQRLRSRVRMASFQYRKNHLQ, translated from the exons ATGGGAACCCCGCAGGAAGAGAGAG ATTGGGTGAATGTGGCAAATGATCTACTGGTCAGGTGTCACATAGGAGCACAGAGGTTGACCAAACTCACGGACTGCGACgctaatgtgtttgtgtgtttgtatgaGAACATCCTGAGAGAGAAAGTTCCAG ATTATATTTCCACACCCAGCAGTCAGGAGGACGACATACATAATGTTCAGAGTGTGATTGACTCCCTGTCGCTGGATTATCTTCAGATCAGCCTTTCGCATATCACAG GAGAAAATATCATCCAGGGAGACCAAGAGTCCATCAAGAACCTATTGGATATCTTTGATGGCCTGTTGGAATACCTCAGTGAGGAGATAAGTGAGAGCTCCCACAATGATG AATCAGGGCCTTGTAATGGTGGTCTCCGAGAGGAATTGCCGAAAGAAAGTGAGGAGTCGACCAACAGCAATGCGATCAAGAGCATGGACACTACGATGGAGGGAACTTCTTTGTCCTCTGATGGAGGAGT GTCCGCTCCGGTGTCGAGTAAGAGTTCGGAAAATTCTGGTAAAAGTTCGGAATATTCCAGTAAAAGTGAACGGATGGAATCGGCCTGTGAACTCCTGGGGTTCGGAGTTTCAGCGCTCACATTCACAGACCGTCTACGAG AACCATCCGTCCAACCGCTAACCACAGAGACAATCGCCGCGTCTACTTTCTCAGAAGACCCGGGTCCACTTTTGAGTGTAGCGCTGCACCCTGCCATCGCTCTGCACCCACCCGCTCAGAGCGACTCTCCATACCCGCAGCCACCAGCTGCCACCATCCCG AGCCACACCTCTACAGCTGGAGATGAGAGAATTGACTGCAATGGACTGCACTCTCCTG CTCGGAGTGAGAGAGATTCATGTATCCAGGAACGGAGCAACTTCAAGGGAGAAACACTGGAG CCCACTAATGGAGGCCCCAGGAGGGTTTTATTCCACACGCAACCAGATGTGCTCCTCCTGTCGCTGCAGAATGAGCTCCCGGCCGAGTCACCATCCCCTCCAGACACAGAGGAAGAGGACGAGGAAGAGGAAGACATGAGTAGTGTACAGTTGGGAGGTCTGGGCGACCAGCACAAGACACTCCTCAG CAAGTtgcaagaggaggaggaagaggaaaacTCCAAGGAGCCACAATCTCCCCGCAGAGAAGAAGCAGAAAAGGAACTACGTCATATTAAGAAAAACGTCTATAATCGGGTTGAGGAGCTGCATGAT ATGCTAAAACGAGTTTCTGGAAGCGGTGGTGAGCCTGCTGCTGTCAGAAAGGAGCAGGAGACATCCCAGCTCAGTGAACGCGTCACGCAGCCTCACAGCATTGCCCAACAGTCCAGAG AATCACCCAACGCCACCCATCGCTCCTCCTTCACCTCGCCTCCATCAGCTCATCACTACGTGGAGGAGCACTCAGAAGATGAGGAGGACGAAGCTCTGAGCCTTGAAGACGACGGGACAGCAGATGTCCCtgcggctgctgctgctgctgctgtgtgGCAAAGTGAGCCACTGCACCGTGGACAGCACAGCCag AGTGTCGTCAAGCAGCCCTTTGAGGAGGAGTTCAGGAGATTAAAAAGCAAAAAACGAGTAGTGGTCGACAAGGAACGACACAAAGCGCAGGAAGCT GAGCGAGAATACAGAGAGGCTATACTAAAAGACTTTCCTCCAATGTCGCCATCAACAACAAAATCCTGGCGTAAGCTCAACACCCAAGCCACATCGGGACGACTACGGATTCCCAAGAAAAGTGCATCAG TCATAGTGAGGGAGAACGAGCTCCTCCCCGTGCTCCAGGAGGAGCTACCTTTCCTCCAGGTGTCCTCGTGGGAGCTGGAGCGCATGTGGCAGCAGCAGAGGCAGCAGGTGGAACGACTCCACGCCCTCTCCTCTCACAAGCAGCGCCGCGGCAAACTCTGCAAAGAG ATGGAAGAAGCCGAGCGGAAACACGACCTGCTGGTGGGGATGGTCCACAGGCAGCAGGAGCACAGCAGGCGTCTG AGGGACTTCAAGGAGCATGTCCAGCAGCAGAAGTCCACCCAGAACCGACTGAGGGATCAGCGGCAGCAGGTGGCCCGCGCCAGGAAGTACCACCAGGACTACCACGTCCAACACCGCGCTCGTCTCATGAAAGCTCGCACCAAAGAAGAGAAG ATGTTTCGGCAGCTCTTCGAAGAAGGTTTGGAGATGCAGAAGACTCGCCTGCGAGAGCAGAGGGACTACGCCACGGAGCAGAGGCAGCAGCACCACAGGCAACACCAGGACCACATCCAGTCCATGGAGAACTACTACAGAGACCAA
- the LOC133539055 gene encoding centrosomal protein of 95 kDa-like isoform X2 produces MGTPQEERDWVNVANDLLVRCHIGAQRLTKLTDCDANVFVCLYENILREKVPDYISTPSSQEDDIHNVQSVIDSLSLDYLQISLSHITGENIIQGDQESIKNLLDIFDGLLEYLSEEISESSHNDESGPCNGGLREELPKESEESTNSNAIKSMDTTMEGTSLSSDGGVSAPVSSKSSENSGKSSEYSSKSERMESACELLGFGVSALTFTDRLREPSVQPLTTETIAASTFSEDPGPLLSVALHPAIALHPPAQSDSPYPQPPAATIPSHTSTAGDERIDCNGLHSPARSERDSCIQERSNFKGETLEPTNGGPRRVLFHTQPDVLLLSLQNELPAESPSPPDTEEEDEEEEDMSSVQLGGLGDQHKTLLSKLQEEEEEENSKEPQSPRREEAEKELRHIKKNVYNRVEELHDMLKRVSGSGGEPAAVRKEQETSQLSERVTQPHSIAQQSRESPNATHRSSFTSPPSAHHYVEEHSEDEEDEALSLEDDGTADVPAAAAAAAVWQSEPLHRGQHSQSVVKQPFEEEFRRLKSKKRVVVDKERHKAQEAEREYREAILKDFPPMSPSTTKSWRKLNTQATSGRLRIPKKSASVIVRENELLPVLQEELPFLQVSSWELERMWQQQRQQVERLHALSSHKQRRGKLCKEMEEAERKHDLLVGMVHRQQEHSRRLRDFKEHVQQQKSTQNRLRDQRQQVARARKYHQDYHVQHRARLMKARTKEEKMFRQLFEEGLEMQKTRLREQRDYATEQRQQHHRQHQDHIQSMENYYRDQFSLLAEKVANERQEIQMRKKAQEKVLLKMKRELRSRMEREVSELQKIIIQNDEDDYFQDLEVQRLRSRVRMASFQYRKNHLQ; encoded by the exons atgggAACCCCGCAGGAAGAGAGAG ATTGGGTGAATGTGGCAAATGATCTACTGGTCAGGTGTCACATAGGAGCACAGAGGTTGACCAAACTCACGGACTGCGACgctaatgtgtttgtgtgtttgtatgaGAACATCCTGAGAGAGAAAGTTCCAG ATTATATTTCCACACCCAGCAGTCAGGAGGACGACATACATAATGTTCAGAGTGTGATTGACTCCCTGTCGCTGGATTATCTTCAGATCAGCCTTTCGCATATCACAG GAGAAAATATCATCCAGGGAGACCAAGAGTCCATCAAGAACCTATTGGATATCTTTGATGGCCTGTTGGAATACCTCAGTGAGGAGATAAGTGAGAGCTCCCACAATGATG AATCAGGGCCTTGTAATGGTGGTCTCCGAGAGGAATTGCCGAAAGAAAGTGAGGAGTCGACCAACAGCAATGCGATCAAGAGCATGGACACTACGATGGAGGGAACTTCTTTGTCCTCTGATGGAGGAGT GTCCGCTCCGGTGTCGAGTAAGAGTTCGGAAAATTCTGGTAAAAGTTCGGAATATTCCAGTAAAAGTGAACGGATGGAATCGGCCTGTGAACTCCTGGGGTTCGGAGTTTCAGCGCTCACATTCACAGACCGTCTACGAG AACCATCCGTCCAACCGCTAACCACAGAGACAATCGCCGCGTCTACTTTCTCAGAAGACCCGGGTCCACTTTTGAGTGTAGCGCTGCACCCTGCCATCGCTCTGCACCCACCCGCTCAGAGCGACTCTCCATACCCGCAGCCACCAGCTGCCACCATCCCG AGCCACACCTCTACAGCTGGAGATGAGAGAATTGACTGCAATGGACTGCACTCTCCTG CTCGGAGTGAGAGAGATTCATGTATCCAGGAACGGAGCAACTTCAAGGGAGAAACACTGGAG CCCACTAATGGAGGCCCCAGGAGGGTTTTATTCCACACGCAACCAGATGTGCTCCTCCTGTCGCTGCAGAATGAGCTCCCGGCCGAGTCACCATCCCCTCCAGACACAGAGGAAGAGGACGAGGAAGAGGAAGACATGAGTAGTGTACAGTTGGGAGGTCTGGGCGACCAGCACAAGACACTCCTCAG CAAGTtgcaagaggaggaggaagaggaaaacTCCAAGGAGCCACAATCTCCCCGCAGAGAAGAAGCAGAAAAGGAACTACGTCATATTAAGAAAAACGTCTATAATCGGGTTGAGGAGCTGCATGAT ATGCTAAAACGAGTTTCTGGAAGCGGTGGTGAGCCTGCTGCTGTCAGAAAGGAGCAGGAGACATCCCAGCTCAGTGAACGCGTCACGCAGCCTCACAGCATTGCCCAACAGTCCAGAG AATCACCCAACGCCACCCATCGCTCCTCCTTCACCTCGCCTCCATCAGCTCATCACTACGTGGAGGAGCACTCAGAAGATGAGGAGGACGAAGCTCTGAGCCTTGAAGACGACGGGACAGCAGATGTCCCtgcggctgctgctgctgctgctgtgtgGCAAAGTGAGCCACTGCACCGTGGACAGCACAGCCag AGTGTCGTCAAGCAGCCCTTTGAGGAGGAGTTCAGGAGATTAAAAAGCAAAAAACGAGTAGTGGTCGACAAGGAACGACACAAAGCGCAGGAAGCT GAGCGAGAATACAGAGAGGCTATACTAAAAGACTTTCCTCCAATGTCGCCATCAACAACAAAATCCTGGCGTAAGCTCAACACCCAAGCCACATCGGGACGACTACGGATTCCCAAGAAAAGTGCATCAG TCATAGTGAGGGAGAACGAGCTCCTCCCCGTGCTCCAGGAGGAGCTACCTTTCCTCCAGGTGTCCTCGTGGGAGCTGGAGCGCATGTGGCAGCAGCAGAGGCAGCAGGTGGAACGACTCCACGCCCTCTCCTCTCACAAGCAGCGCCGCGGCAAACTCTGCAAAGAG ATGGAAGAAGCCGAGCGGAAACACGACCTGCTGGTGGGGATGGTCCACAGGCAGCAGGAGCACAGCAGGCGTCTG AGGGACTTCAAGGAGCATGTCCAGCAGCAGAAGTCCACCCAGAACCGACTGAGGGATCAGCGGCAGCAGGTGGCCCGCGCCAGGAAGTACCACCAGGACTACCACGTCCAACACCGCGCTCGTCTCATGAAAGCTCGCACCAAAGAAGAGAAG ATGTTTCGGCAGCTCTTCGAAGAAGGTTTGGAGATGCAGAAGACTCGCCTGCGAGAGCAGAGGGACTACGCCACGGAGCAGAGGCAGCAGCACCACAGGCAACACCAGGACCACATCCAGTCCATGGAGAACTACTACAGAGACCAA